In Xanthomonas sacchari, a genomic segment contains:
- a CDS encoding proton-conducting transporter membrane subunit has protein sequence MSLYLLPLSAPFLLLVAAMFGFVRSGRRPRLLPVVAEGAALAALLVAIAALALLLVRGAGDSDLIGWSGIGLSVRLDAVSTTMLLLVAFVGWIVVRYTRTYLDGEARQGDFTGWLCVALAAVLLLVQAGNLVQVVVAWIATSVALNRLLLFYPQRVAARRAARKKRLFSSIGAIALLCAALLVWRSLGTTDIATINTLARSGQHGWLLTAAAALLALAAVLKSAQFPTHGWLTEMMEAPTPVSALLHAGVINGGGFLLIRFADLMLAAPGVLAVLAMLGGFTALFGALVMLTQPAVKTSLAWSTVAQMGFMILQCGLALFPLALLHIVAHSLYKAHAFLASGGAVEHVASIRRPGPVAVPNGAAVGRAFLIALAIYSGIGAAFGFAFGFEHKSPQALALGAILIFGVAYLLAQGLADAAPRPLTRRTALYASAAAVGYFALQTAAEWLTAGVLPATPAPGRLEWTLMALAVLSFGLVAVAQALFPLWAAHPAAAGLRVHLSNGLYVNAAIDRLLGGWSVRKTP, from the coding sequence TTGTCGCTCTATCTGCTACCGCTCTCCGCACCGTTCCTGCTGCTGGTCGCCGCCATGTTCGGCTTCGTCCGCAGCGGCCGACGCCCCCGCCTGCTGCCCGTGGTCGCGGAAGGCGCCGCACTCGCCGCGCTGCTCGTCGCCATCGCCGCGCTGGCGCTGCTGCTCGTTCGCGGCGCCGGCGATAGCGACTTGATCGGATGGAGCGGGATCGGCCTGTCGGTCCGGCTCGATGCGGTGAGCACCACGATGCTGCTGCTGGTCGCCTTCGTCGGCTGGATCGTGGTGCGCTACACCCGGACCTATCTCGATGGCGAGGCGCGGCAGGGGGATTTCACCGGCTGGCTGTGCGTCGCGCTCGCGGCGGTGCTGCTGCTGGTGCAGGCCGGCAACCTGGTCCAGGTCGTGGTGGCCTGGATCGCGACCAGCGTCGCGCTCAATCGCCTGCTGCTGTTCTATCCCCAGCGCGTGGCGGCGCGGCGTGCCGCGCGCAAGAAGCGCCTGTTCTCCAGCATCGGCGCCATCGCCCTGCTCTGCGCAGCGCTGCTGGTATGGAGAAGCCTGGGCACCACCGACATCGCCACCATCAACACCCTGGCCCGCAGCGGCCAGCACGGCTGGCTGCTGACGGCCGCCGCCGCGCTACTCGCGCTGGCCGCGGTGCTGAAATCGGCGCAGTTCCCGACCCACGGCTGGCTCACCGAGATGATGGAAGCGCCCACGCCAGTGTCGGCGCTGCTGCATGCCGGCGTGATCAACGGCGGCGGCTTCCTGCTGATCCGCTTCGCCGACCTGATGCTGGCTGCCCCGGGCGTGCTCGCCGTGCTGGCCATGCTGGGTGGGTTCACCGCGCTGTTCGGTGCGCTGGTGATGCTGACCCAGCCCGCGGTCAAGACCTCGCTGGCCTGGTCGACGGTCGCGCAGATGGGCTTCATGATCCTGCAGTGCGGGCTGGCGCTGTTCCCGCTGGCGTTGCTGCACATCGTCGCGCACTCGCTCTACAAGGCGCATGCCTTCCTGGCCTCCGGCGGGGCCGTCGAGCACGTGGCGTCCATTCGCCGGCCGGGGCCGGTAGCGGTGCCCAATGGGGCGGCGGTCGGCCGCGCCTTCCTGATCGCGTTGGCGATCTATAGCGGGATCGGCGCCGCCTTCGGGTTCGCCTTCGGCTTCGAGCACAAGTCGCCGCAGGCGCTGGCCCTGGGCGCCATCCTGATCTTCGGTGTGGCCTATCTGCTGGCCCAGGGCCTGGCCGATGCCGCGCCGCGCCCGCTTACCCGCAGGACCGCGCTCTACGCCAGCGCCGCCGCGGTGGGCTACTTCGCGCTGCAGACCGCCGCCGAATGGCTGACCGCCGGCGTGCTGCCCGCCACACCGGCACCGGGCCGGCTGGAGTGGACGCTGATGGCGCTGGCCGTTCTGAGCTTCGGCCTGGTGGCGGTGGCGCAGGCGCTGTTCCCGCTCTGGGCCGCGCACCCGGCCGCCGCCGGACTGCGCGTGCATCTCTCCAACGGCCTGTACGTCAACGCCGCCATCGACCGCCTGCTCGGCGGCTGGTCTGTGCGCAAGACGCCGTGA
- a CDS encoding LysR family transcriptional regulator gives MAALNYNHLRYFWAVAHDGNLTRTAERLNLTQSALSVQIRKLEERLGHALFERRGRQLHLTEAGQIALDHADAIFATGDELLGTLRQTGAARQALRVGSLATLSRNFQMQFLRPLLGRPDIDLILRSGSAGELLRALEALNLDVVLLNQAPPGDALTPFVSHRLAQHPVSLVGTPDRLGHAASIADRLRNHPIILPTVDNSVRAGFDALADRLGVRPQIVAEVEDMAMMRLLAREDLGLAVLPPIVVKDEIAAGVLVEGDQLPDIVETFHAVTMSRRFPNPLVRLLLQPPGAEVDAPCHSAAPRTGAAV, from the coding sequence ATGGCCGCCCTGAACTACAACCACCTGCGCTACTTCTGGGCCGTCGCCCACGACGGCAACCTGACCCGCACCGCCGAGCGGCTCAACCTCACGCAATCGGCCTTGTCGGTGCAGATCCGCAAGCTCGAGGAGCGGCTGGGCCATGCGTTGTTCGAGCGGCGCGGCCGCCAGCTGCACCTGACCGAGGCCGGGCAGATCGCGCTCGACCACGCAGACGCGATCTTCGCCACCGGCGACGAACTGCTGGGCACGCTGCGGCAGACAGGCGCGGCGCGGCAGGCGCTGCGGGTCGGCTCGCTGGCCACGCTGTCGCGCAACTTCCAGATGCAGTTCCTGCGTCCGCTGCTCGGCCGTCCCGACATCGATCTGATCCTTCGCTCCGGCAGTGCCGGCGAACTGCTGCGGGCGCTCGAGGCGCTCAATCTCGACGTCGTCCTGCTGAACCAGGCGCCGCCCGGCGATGCGCTGACCCCATTCGTCTCCCATCGGCTCGCGCAGCATCCGGTCAGCCTGGTTGGCACGCCGGATCGCTTGGGTCATGCCGCCAGCATTGCCGATCGCCTGCGCAACCACCCCATCATCCTGCCGACGGTGGACAACAGCGTGCGCGCCGGCTTCGACGCCTTGGCCGATCGCCTGGGCGTGCGGCCGCAGATCGTGGCGGAAGTGGAGGACATGGCGATGATGCGATTGCTGGCGCGCGAGGACCTCGGCCTGGCGGTGCTCCCGCCGATCGTGGTCAAGGACGAGATCGCCGCGGGCGTCCTGGTGGAAGGCGATCAATTGCCGGACATCGTCGAGACCTTCCACGCCGTCACCATGTCGCGGCGTTTCCCGAATCCGCTGGTGCGGCTGCTGCTTCAGCCACCGGGGGCTGAAGTAGATGCACCGTGCCACTCCGCAGCGCCGAGGACCGGAGCCGCCGTCTGA